The DNA sequence CCCGAGATCCTATGGCTTCCGATGGGTTCAAGGCTGACGATTGAAAAATCGCAGGAGTTAGTCGAGATTCGGGGTTATGTCCCAAAAAGCAGAAAGACTCATCAATCTGTTTGTTTTGATGCTGGATCTGGATGTCTTATCGGCCACTGACATCACTATGAATGCGAATGCATACCAAGTGAAGCACAACATGCCGATAGAGGAAAAACAAAGACCGATGCACAGATAAATTAGATTGCCTCTGATAATCAGATGGAGGCTAGTCCAGAACTTCTGTTCTCGAGATCAGAGGAAGTGAGATAGATAGAATTGAATCAAACCTTCACACATTTTCATTCTCCTGTATTAAATCCTAGACAGTGGAATTGATCAGGATTCAGGACTGTAAATCTACCATCTGAATCTGCTAGAAAGATGAACATATTACCATCTGAATCTGCAGCAGCATGGAGAACAAAGTTGTTCACTTCGGTGCCGAGAACCGGAAGGCGGCCTTCGCGGGCATAAGTCTTCAAGGCAGTCTGAATCACCCCGGAGACCAGATCATCCTCCTTCACCACGAACCTTATCGGTCCCGCACTTCCAAGGACATTGACAGTTACCAGAAACCTGTTCTTGTTCATGCTCTGATCATCACCGCTATTCTTCTTCTTATGCCTCTGCATCAGCATCGACTTCTCAGACACGCTCCTCTTCATCTTTTCTTGCCTTTTATCCATGGATGATGTCTCGCGGGACTATGTGAACAAACCGAAGAAAAACAACACTTGACTCGGACTTCCTCCGCCGGTGGGGGTGGGGAAGAAGAACCCGGGAAGCTCACATAGACGGGTCGAGGCCAAGGCAGCGATAGTACCAGGCTTGTTTGCAGGAGCCAAAGGtggaaggagaggaggaggtCGGGAGGAATAGAATGGAACAGGAAAAGGGCATGAAGGTATGGATGGTTCCCACCATTCAAGGACCTTGCTAATGCGTATGGCCAGCTCTCTCTTCTGTCAACGCGAAGAAAAGGTGAAATGAGCGCTATGCGCTAGGGCCTCTTAAAGAGAAGTATTCGCCACAAAGAACGATACCCacgcagagaaagagagacggagacagagacagagagcaTGACAAAAGCTTCTCATGTACaacatagtatttttttttttttttttgtcataggaCAACATAGTATTTAGCTGTGGAAGTTTTACTTGGCACATAGGATTGGGCCACGTGTGTCTGATCCTCGGACTGAGTTGCAGCCTGTCGAGTATCTGTCACAAATTTTAAAGGCTCAACCaaagcttcttttcttttgctgctcAGAGGGAGGAGGAGTGGCTGGGGAGTCGCCCGGGTCGGATAGAACCGGCTCCGGTTCTCGAGGGTGCCTTAACCAGTTTCCCATTTCAGATGGAACTGGatcaattaaaattaaagtcCGTGTTGTTCTCCCCAACTAATAATCCATCGGTTCCTTTGGATTGTTCAGGAGCTGGACTGGGATTGGTTCGGTCGCGGTCCTAAAAGCTAGGAACCGATCTTTCTTACTGGTTCCTGATTCATAGAtgagaccggaccggaccggactgaAAGCCGGTCGCCACTAGCTAGTGGGggtcgatgatgatgatggcaaGGCTTCATCGGTTTTTTTCTAGGACATGTGAATTGGATTTGCAATGGGAAGAGGATCTTCTTTGTCATCCCAGCAAGTCATACGCTCTGACGTTGTCTTCCATAAAATTCCCCCCCGTTTCTcaaatggaaggaaaagaacGTTCTCGCCATCACCTACGTATTGTATCTAACGCCTCCCGCATTTTATATCGGTTTCCTGGGGTGGCGTGGGAATATTCTTGGCGAATACCTACTTAACGCCATTGACATATGGTGTGTGGAGTCATCTGTTACCTATGATCCAGGTTAATTCCCAAGGGTTGACTTCTCGTCACCACCTTTCAACTTGGGTTTATTGAGGGAAACGACGAACTAAGGCAAATGTCAATTGGGATTTGCATAAGTCTGGGGTTCCttatataagaaaaataaataaataaataaaaggaatgaAGACGAATTTTTAATCTGCAAAAGTTAATTACTAAAACAAAAGGCCGGGCCTATTTGCAGTCTAGGTTTGACTTTGACACTTCCGGTTATGGTGTCTTTCCCATAGTGCTCCTAccgttctttatttttgttttgtttacgcctttttccttccccttgCGGGTCCCACattcttctctttgttttctctccTTTCAGCTTATGGTGATGCCTGTCTAAAAGAACCTGTGCCTAATGGAAGCTGCATTTGCCAGCTTCACGACGTTGCATTCTAACTTTCAAAAGGATCCAATGTTGTAATCGATATGCACCGCCTGCGAAAGAAATTTTCTCGAAGAAACTAGTGAGAGTCACACGACCGGCTGGGCATCGTTAGGGGGGGATCTGAGGCAACATTACCCTCGATTTCTCCTGCAGTGAGGTCGCCAGCGAGATTGCGGAGGCTATCATGCTGATGAACAAGGACGCACGATCGTTCAGCGGGAACTGTCGACCTTTGTGGGGATCCCGAAAGGGAACCCGTGCCGGATCCCTTCTTCCCTGTCATTCTGGCAGCTGAACATGTCGGCATCCAGCCTTCGCAGCTTTCCTAAAGATGATCGACGGACCCCGTGGCAGCAAGCAAGTCCAAGAGCCAAAGGGTGCTTCGGTTGGTGACCATAACAAAAGTGGTTCACATTAACCTATCCAAGTGGTTCACCTAGAGCAGGGCCAAGAGAACAAGAAATGCGAAGTGCACGTGGACACTCATCATCCACTCCACACCTCCGCAGTGGGCATCGGCCAAAGAGATGTTTTAGTAAGGTTTGATCTTGTTTGGAGAATcgtgaaagaaaaggaagatttGATCTTGTTCGACAATGTAATAATATACGTAGGGGATATgtttcttccctctttcaaGATCCTTCAAATGAAGATGTCTTTGTGAAGGGAAATATTTGTCTTTTCAAaccgaaaaaaaattgaaatagtcTCCATTGGCAGAGGATCTTTGCTCAGGGTTTGTACACGATTCCCACCGTGATCGAGGATCGCTATCCTGTACGAGTAATACAAAGCTGAGGGCGTGCAAGGAGGAGAGGAAAACACTGAGGGCCTCGAGTCTCAGGTCACATGTGAGGAGTGTCGGAGCGTGGTGTTTCCGAGAGGAGAGAGCGATCGCCTTCAAAGTGGTCTCTGCAGTAGTTGCTCCATCGTAGAGGAAGGTAGATGACTGACATGCATGGATGACTTTTCATAGAGAAAGGCCGTTTTCCATATTTGAATGCATGTCGCTCTTCTTCGGAGAAGAGAGAGGCTAgctcttttatcttcttcccaGTAGAGGGACAACAAGGAAAGGAAAAGCACAGATGAAGATCGGAAACAGAGTAATAATGGGAGGTACGCGGTCAAATGGGCAGTCACCACAAGCCGAAAGGAGAAAGTTCAAGTAcagggaaggaggaggaaggacgGGGGACCCgcaaggaaagaaaagggaataattaaataaaagaggGACAATAGGGGTAATATGGTGAAGATATTGTAACAAGGAGTGTCAAAGTCAAAATTGGAGTGGAAATAGCGCGGCCCCAAATAAAATGACaagaattatcaaaatagtATCGTCAAAATGTAGATTATTAATGTAATtggaaatatttattttgagtaAATTCCGATCATCGTCCATTAAAAAGTTGCACTTCAATTTCCTATAAATTACTTATGGACAATTACCCAAATGGTCTACGAACTATGTCATAATGTacaatgtggtctttgaacttttaatttatttaatgagatatctgaactttaacccaatgtgcaacggggatcctaaacttttaatatgtttaatgtagtctccgaatttttggtaaatgtttAATCTTGTCTCTGAATTATTATATCCTTATATTCAATCTAGTctatggattaaattgaatatttaccaaaagtttagggatcacattgaattatttaaaaattcatagatcacattgcatattaggttaaagtttagaaaccatattgaataaattaaaagttcatggatcatattataCATTAGGGAAAtattcatggaccatttgtgttattttttccattatttattGATGGATCCTTATCACTCTTGATTTGTTCCTTTAAATAAAAAGATACCCCTTTCTTTTGCCCATCCCTTACTGAAACTTGCGAGCAAAATCTcattggaaaatttcaaataaggatctgaaatgcccttattgtttcaaaaaatggcttgaCCAAGGGTACTTTTgtcatttactctttttttctttcttttttctctattgTTTCCCCTCCTTTTTCGCCAGTGGTTGGTCTTAGGCGATGGCTAGCCACCGGAGAGGGTAGCCCTTGTCGGCCGCAAGTGAGATCGGCCCTCACCGGATCTAGGTGAGGCGACCCTTGCCAGATTgccacatcatcttcttctttgcagCCATGATTGACTATGATTTTGACACCTCTTTGCAATTGGTGAGGACTAGGCAAGGGTCGCTTCACCCAGGCGAGCCCTTGCCCGATCGGGCAAGGGTGGCCTCGCCGCGGCAAGCGAGGGGCCCGGGTAAGGTGACCCTCACCGGCCGTaacaaagaaagtaaaaagaaacgggaaaaaaataaaaaaaataaaaaatgatcaaaatgtcTTTGatcatgcccttctttgaaataaagatgaAATACTTCAAGCCCTATTCGAaataagattcatttctaagaaaaaatgagggaaattctctcaaatctcaCCGTAAAAATTTTAGGTAAGGACAACGGTGACGCTAGCACCATCCATTTATTAATTAGTCCTGACCGAGTTTCATTCATAATGGAGTTGGTCAGTCGGAATGCATCGAGATAATCTCGGATCATGCGGAGAAAGAGACGGTAGCCCCTTGACTTATGCATTCTGTCTATCCAGGCCAGGGTCAACACCTTTAACCCTCTTCCCcatggaaaatatttgaagCATGGAACGTGCAATTCTTGCTTTGCTAGCACGCGTTGCAGAGTCAAAGGAACTAATTTGCCGCCCCcaacaataaaaaaggaaaaggagaagagggtCCTATCACACCTTTCGTGTCCAAGCGAGCATCGCCTGGAAATGGAGTTTTTCTTATAGTGAAGATTGCTACCAGGCACAACTAGTaccgagtctctctctctctctctctctctctctctctctctctccaggttTTTTATCCCGCAGATAATATTCTTGATAATGTTAATATAACTGAAGGAGTAGGGCAGAGTATACAGCTGAAAACACAGATTTATACACATCGAAGGCCATAAGAGGTCAGAAAATAGTTGTGTCCATTACAGACAGATGAACGGCCCGGCACTATGGAAAACAACGGGCTCCGAAACTGGTTACAGTAACAGACATGGTATTGCTCCTCTCTTTTTGCCTTTCGATTTGTCAGGAGCTGCTGCTCCAGTCAGTTCCAGTTCGCATTTCACACTGTGAAGGACTACTTTGCAAGTCTCAAGGATAGCAGAACATAAAGCGCTAAGCTTAGCAGTCCCATGTTTCAAAATGCCTGAAATTTGCATTCCCCAAGCTATAAAACTATTAGCAAGTTATTTTTGGTTATCCCCTCGCCAACGGTTGGAAATTCTGGAGATATATGCCATTCCCCGTCCACCAAGAACTTGATCTCATACCTCCATCATGGAATTTGAGATGAACTGTTAGGAAGAGAAACCAATaacataaaaagagaaaaaaagagaggacatTGTATACCTTCCAGGTCGAAGCATCAAGGTTGTAGAGAACTTTGTGAAGGAACCTGTGTATTCTGGAGACAAATGCTCTCCTTGACTCCAACCATCAAATGTGCCCATCACTTGCACACTCTGTAacatgataaaattttctttgtgAAGCCCTTTTTGGTCTTTCGGTTTTTGTCTTTGTGGTGGTTTTATTCATGTACTTATATAAGGTGGGGGGAGGAGGGTTATTTTTACTTATACTGGTAAACTGAAATGACCCGACCATTTGGCTTGAAGTGTAACCACATACCTACCTCATTCCACAATAAGAATCAATTAAACAGGATCAACAGCTTCTGAACAATTGTAAGATTGTGCCTTGTTGCAATGCTCATCAGTTGTACACAAACTGTATGTATCCTTCGCCATTAGGTATGAGTTAACCTTTTGATCCAATCTCGATAGTCTGAAATTCTAGTTTTGCTGGGTAtggtagtaaaaaaaaacacggCATATCCATTGGATCCTTACCCCTACTTCAACAAAAAGATCCTAAACTATATACTCGTCGAGGGAATGAGTGTGCGTACCTCAGCCATACCATACCAAAACAGAGGGACTTCCTTGGACCGTGCAGCATCAACATCCTTCGTCTTTTCTTTCAGCTTTTCATAAATTGCTTCAAGGGAGAAAAACGAGAGCTAAAATCATAAAGGTGCTGAACCTTAACCCGTCACTTGCTCAGTAAACACCTAGGTAGCACACAAATCAGCAAAGAGTTTCCTACAAAGCAGGCAATTAGACCAAAGAAGCCACAAGAATGTTTTGACGAGTTAAGGATCTGCTCCCCCAAGGGCCTATTCAAATTAGACTCTCAACTTTAGTTTTAACCCCGATATCTTTGGAATAATCATATGTACTGTAACTCTCAGGATCTTTAAAATATAGCTGGAGATCATCATACAGGACCAAGGGGGAGTGATAGATATGATGTTGATGTATCCCATCCAGCTTAATGCAAAAATCAATGACGTTGATGCAACCCATCCAGCTCAGTAGAAAAAATCATATACTACCAGTACCTTCTAACCGTGAAAGAAGGTGAGACTGGATGTACTTCCCATTAATCTTTCTTGTCCCCACAGGAATTTCTGATTTAGCAATTTCTTCTGCTAGCGCAACCAAAGCCTGTTAACGGGGCAACAACCGCATcagttcaaaaaaattacacagCACAACACTGACCGACTCTAGGAAATATGAACAGAAAAGGGCGTCCCAATGCACAAGGCTCCCTGCATTATGGGGATCAGGGAAGGAATTGATGTATGCAGCCTTACCACTGAATTTAAACAGGATGTTTCCgtgttaaatttattttctagcATTTTTGACATAATGTCGCAGACAAAAAAATGTGATAAGGCTGTCGTTGGCCAAAAGTAAGCTCTTTAAAACTAACATTAGTTTGCTTGATCGAACTAGCACTAATACTGGTGCCAGATTTAGGATAAAAAGATCTGCTAAAACTACTTTTATGGCACCAACTAACTAGATTTAAGGTCGAAATTCATAGTTTAATTGACACAGAGAATAATGAGTAGGACAAGCCCAGTACATGACATTCACAAGAGCTTGATTAGGAGTTCTTGAACAACCTCTCTTTCTTCCAAAACTGAAGGTtatgcaaaatttgaaaatccatCTAGATTGTTTTTCTTTATGCAGATTGTTTTCTAGACAACCCTGTTCATTGAACACCAAAATGATGCCCCAGTTGTGTCAACCTAGCTGTTCTTGAACACAGAGAGAAATCATTCAACCATAGCTGTTCTTGCAAACACATGCTAAATTAATGGAACTGTTTAGCATATCATTGAAAGAAAAACTCACATTAAAACCCGTCAAACTCATTCTCAAATTAACTGAAAGCATTCTTTTCCGATAAGTCCTTGCACAAAATAGGATAGCTGGCACCAAT is a window from the Rhodamnia argentea isolate NSW1041297 chromosome 8, ASM2092103v1, whole genome shotgun sequence genome containing:
- the LOC115745341 gene encoding uncharacterized protein At4g22758-like isoform X1; this translates as MDKRQEKMKRSVSEKSMLMQRHKKKNSGDDQSMNKNRFLVTVNVLGSAGPIRFVVKEDDLVSGVIQTALKTYAREGRLPVLGTEVNNFVLHAAADSDVFQSSALNPSEAIGSRGGRNFVLCKKQIQPQMTEARSEMISHKRSGSWKAWFNKSFSFKILSH
- the LOC115745341 gene encoding uncharacterized protein At4g22758-like isoform X2, coding for MDKRQEKMKRSVSEKSMLMQRHKKKNSGDDQSMNKNRFLVTVNVLGSAGPIRFVVKEDDLVSGVIQTALKTYAREGRLPVLGTEVNNFVLHAAADSDALNPSEAIGSRGGRNFVLCKKQIQPQMTEARSEMISHKRSGSWKAWFNKSFSFKILSH